One region of Streptomyces davaonensis JCM 4913 genomic DNA includes:
- a CDS encoding GTP cyclohydrolase II, whose protein sequence is MPHIVSQASCTLPISGGEVRLHVFGRARNGPESVIAAVHRTERAEECAPLVRLHSACATGDILGSLRCDCGSQLSAALDAVLESDHGILLYLLDHEGRGIGLANKIRAYALQEQGMNTAEANLALGLPVDDRDYTDAAAVLREFGVVRLRLATNNPLKISALETAGLEVQRVPWGGFVTPHNSGYLETKDYVLGHLGSLGPMTEPSKPRS, encoded by the coding sequence ATGCCGCATATCGTCAGCCAGGCCAGCTGCACATTGCCGATTTCCGGCGGAGAGGTGAGGTTGCACGTTTTCGGCAGGGCGAGAAATGGTCCCGAGAGTGTCATTGCGGCGGTGCACCGGACCGAGCGCGCCGAGGAGTGCGCGCCCCTCGTCCGGCTGCACAGCGCGTGCGCGACCGGCGACATCCTCGGCTCGCTGCGCTGCGACTGCGGCAGCCAGTTGTCCGCAGCGCTCGACGCCGTGCTGGAGAGCGACCACGGCATCCTGCTCTATCTGCTGGACCATGAGGGCCGCGGGATCGGCCTCGCCAACAAGATCAGGGCCTACGCCCTTCAGGAGCAGGGCATGAACACCGCCGAGGCCAATCTGGCGCTCGGACTGCCGGTCGACGATCGCGACTACACCGACGCCGCCGCGGTACTGCGCGAGTTCGGTGTCGTGCGACTCAGACTCGCCACCAACAACCCCCTGAAAATCTCGGCGTTGGAGACCGCGGGCCTGGAGGTCCAGCGCGTCCCCTGGGGCGGTTTCGTCACCCCGCACAACTCCGGCTACCTGGAGACCAAGGACTATGTGCTCGGCCACCTGGGGAGCCTCGGGCCCATGACGGAACCCAGCAAGCCGCGCAGCTGA
- a CDS encoding gamma-glutamyltransferase — MSAGSSAAALAALSVLDEGGTAFDAAITASAFLTVAMPMASGPGGDATAVLHPRGEGAPLALLGLGRAPLAAGPRAFEERGLDGVPRTGILSVTTPGLLDAWYAVHERFGTLPLARLLRPAARAAADGAVITGQFQRWTRDNLQVLEQPEFHEVYRRAGERESVGSRLPQPGLARLYDRAGRSGRAELRDWIAVLTGESSEHLGGLVRGEDVRATTARLVPALVGEVAGRRVAVPPAPTQGPLMLQNLLLYEALRAEGERTDSAAGVHLLAEAVHQTFGWRLDHLGDPDADGPPRPDPLDERTLAGLRRGIDPDKRSPCRYAGHYSHGDTTHFVIADGSGNAVTWVQSLGLGFGAGVGPAEAGLLLCNRLGRSTTLDPRHANQVRPGARPVNTIFPWTISEGPDVRWLGGTPGGDGQCQWNTQVAAALLFDDSTPLRALSGPRWTYFPGSDRIEAGRPEQLHVDETMPEETVAELVRRGHEVVRKASVGGVNRVVGGHGGALYGLDDGRQEGLTAAL; from the coding sequence GTGTCGGCCGGCTCCTCGGCCGCCGCCCTCGCCGCGCTGAGCGTCCTGGACGAGGGCGGCACGGCCTTCGACGCGGCGATCACCGCCTCGGCGTTCCTCACCGTCGCCATGCCGATGGCTTCGGGACCGGGCGGCGACGCCACCGCCGTGCTGCACCCGCGCGGGGAGGGCGCCCCGCTCGCCCTGCTCGGCCTCGGCCGGGCCCCGCTCGCCGCCGGACCGCGGGCCTTCGAGGAGCGCGGACTGGACGGCGTGCCCCGCACCGGCATCCTCTCGGTCACCACCCCCGGACTGCTGGACGCCTGGTACGCGGTCCACGAGCGCTTCGGCACCCTCCCGCTCGCCCGGCTCCTGCGCCCCGCGGCCCGGGCCGCCGCGGACGGCGCGGTGATCACCGGCCAGTTCCAGCGCTGGACCAGGGATAACCTCCAGGTGCTGGAGCAGCCGGAGTTCCACGAGGTCTACCGGCGCGCCGGTGAGCGGGAGTCCGTGGGCAGCCGCCTGCCCCAGCCCGGCCTCGCCCGCCTGTACGACAGAGCGGGCCGCTCCGGCCGGGCCGAACTGCGGGACTGGATCGCCGTACTGACCGGCGAGTCGAGCGAGCACCTCGGTGGCCTGGTGCGCGGCGAGGATGTGCGCGCCACCACCGCCCGCCTGGTCCCCGCCCTGGTCGGGGAGGTGGCCGGACGGCGCGTAGCCGTACCGCCCGCCCCCACCCAGGGGCCGCTGATGCTCCAGAACCTGCTGCTCTACGAGGCGTTACGGGCCGAGGGCGAGCGCACCGACTCGGCTGCCGGAGTCCATCTCCTCGCCGAGGCCGTCCACCAGACCTTCGGCTGGCGCCTGGACCACCTCGGCGACCCCGACGCCGACGGACCGCCCCGGCCCGACCCCCTCGACGAGCGGACCCTCGCAGGGCTCCGGCGCGGCATCGACCCTGACAAGCGCAGTCCTTGCCGGTACGCCGGTCACTACTCGCACGGCGACACCACCCACTTCGTCATCGCCGACGGCTCCGGCAACGCCGTGACCTGGGTGCAGAGCCTGGGCCTCGGCTTCGGCGCGGGGGTCGGGCCCGCGGAGGCGGGACTGCTGCTCTGCAACCGCCTGGGTCGCAGTACGACGCTGGATCCGCGCCACGCCAACCAGGTCAGGCCCGGCGCGCGGCCCGTCAACACCATCTTCCCCTGGACGATCAGCGAGGGCCCGGACGTCCGCTGGCTGGGCGGAACACCCGGCGGCGACGGTCAGTGCCAGTGGAACACCCAGGTCGCGGCGGCCCTGCTGTTCGACGACAGCACCCCGCTGCGCGCGCTGTCCGGGCCGCGCTGGACCTACTTCCCCGGCAGCGACCGCATCGAGGCCGGACGCCCCGAGCAGCTCCACGTCGACGAGACGATGCCCGAGGAGACCGTGGCGGAACTGGTGCGCCGGGGCCATGAGGTCGTGCGCAAGGCGAGCGTCGGCGGGGTCAACCGGGTGGTCGGCGGCCACGGCGGCGCGCTGTACGGGCTGGACGACGGACGGCAGGAGGGGCTCACGGCGGCCCTGTGA
- the ribC gene encoding riboflavin synthase encodes MDRIGVVDTMFARVDMGSIAERRLAGMEGFGARFKVVRRTVPGFKDLAVAARQLIERENCEVVIACGMPGGAELDQVCAHEAAQGIMLAQVLTGKHILEVFVHAQEEPDPARLTELCRHRVGSHALNAYWLLYAPEELRKRAGQGIRQGGPDAGPLPGA; translated from the coding sequence ATGGATCGCATCGGAGTCGTCGACACCATGTTCGCGCGCGTCGACATGGGATCGATCGCCGAGCGCAGGCTCGCCGGGATGGAGGGATTCGGTGCCCGTTTCAAGGTCGTCCGGCGCACCGTGCCGGGGTTCAAGGACCTCGCGGTGGCCGCCCGTCAGCTGATCGAGCGGGAGAACTGCGAGGTCGTCATCGCCTGCGGGATGCCGGGCGGCGCCGAGCTGGACCAGGTCTGCGCGCATGAGGCGGCGCAGGGGATCATGCTCGCCCAGGTGCTGACGGGCAAACACATCCTCGAAGTCTTCGTGCACGCCCAGGAGGAGCCGGATCCGGCCAGGCTCACCGAGCTGTGCCGCCACCGTGTCGGCTCGCACGCCTTGAACGCGTATTGGCTGCTGTACGCGCCCGAGGAGTTGCGCAAGAGAGCCGGCCAGGGCATTCGACAGGGCGGCCCGGACGCCGGACCCCTCCCGGGGGCGTGA
- the ribX gene encoding riboflavin ABC transporter permease RibX yields the protein MTESVAGSALGLAVALPLAYLIARNRVAAAALQPYVAASQAVPAVALAPLLALWFGYGLLPIAVLCALLVFFPILVSTVVGLRQIDPDVMNAARVDGVGRVQMLRHIEWPLALPSTLAGIRAGLTLSVTGAVVGEFVVGGDGLGQLLTVQRSEADTVGLFATLCVLTLLAACFYGLMLLLERWARW from the coding sequence GTGACCGAGAGCGTCGCGGGCAGTGCGCTGGGTCTGGCCGTCGCCCTCCCGCTCGCCTACCTCATCGCCCGCAACCGCGTGGCCGCCGCCGCCCTTCAGCCCTATGTGGCCGCCTCCCAGGCGGTGCCCGCGGTGGCGCTCGCCCCGCTGCTCGCCCTCTGGTTCGGCTACGGGCTGCTGCCCATCGCCGTCCTCTGCGCCCTGCTGGTGTTCTTCCCGATCCTGGTCAGCACGGTCGTGGGGCTGCGGCAGATCGACCCGGACGTCATGAACGCCGCACGGGTCGACGGGGTGGGCCGGGTGCAGATGCTGCGGCACATCGAGTGGCCGCTCGCCCTGCCGAGCACCCTCGCGGGCATCCGGGCCGGTCTCACCCTCTCCGTCACCGGAGCCGTCGTCGGCGAGTTCGTGGTCGGCGGTGACGGCCTCGGCCAGCTCCTGACCGTCCAGCGCAGTGAGGCGGACACCGTCGGCCTGTTCGCCACCCTGTGCGTCCTGACCCTCCTCGCCGCCTGCTTCTACGGCCTGATGCTGCTGCTGGAGCGCTGGGCGCGCTGGTGA
- the ribY gene encoding riboflavin ABC transporter substrate-binding protein RibY: protein MRVVTGSAVPRRRFVTAAAAVALLATTLASCAEEPNADDKSDAGGGGTTSLTLGLTYIPNIQFAPFYVAEEKGYYKDAGLDVTLHHHSASEDLFGGVKAGKEDLLIAGGDEIVQGRAGDIPVVNVMTLYKNYPVALLVRDDSSISDAAGLKGKTIGVPGPYGETYFGLLALLAEGGLTTEDVDVKSIGYTQQAALTAKRVDGVMGFVNNDQVQFEQAGLDVRAVRLAEGTDGAPLISSGIGTSDSFLKKRPDDVRKFVAATLRGVEFTLANPEEAIELSRAHIPTLKDAKSEASALAVLKASAPLIRGSGGRLGESDPQTWSRMADFMKETGLIKKEIPAEQAYTNDYLPKE from the coding sequence ATGAGAGTTGTCACCGGATCCGCCGTCCCGCGCCGCCGCTTCGTCACCGCGGCCGCCGCCGTAGCCCTGCTGGCGACGACCCTCGCGTCCTGCGCCGAGGAACCGAACGCCGACGACAAGAGCGACGCAGGCGGAGGCGGCACCACCTCGCTCACGCTCGGCCTCACCTACATCCCGAACATCCAGTTCGCGCCCTTCTACGTGGCCGAGGAGAAGGGCTACTACAAGGACGCCGGACTCGATGTGACGCTCCATCACCACAGCGCCAGCGAGGACCTGTTCGGCGGAGTGAAGGCGGGCAAGGAGGACCTCCTCATCGCCGGCGGCGACGAGATCGTCCAGGGCCGTGCCGGTGACATTCCGGTCGTCAACGTCATGACGCTCTACAAGAACTACCCGGTGGCCCTGCTGGTCCGGGACGACTCCTCCATCAGCGATGCCGCCGGTCTGAAGGGCAAGACCATCGGGGTCCCGGGACCGTACGGCGAGACCTACTTCGGTCTGCTCGCACTGCTCGCTGAGGGCGGGCTCACCACCGAGGACGTGGACGTGAAGTCCATCGGCTACACCCAGCAGGCGGCCCTCACCGCCAAGCGGGTCGACGGAGTGATGGGCTTCGTCAACAACGACCAGGTCCAGTTCGAGCAGGCGGGCCTGGACGTACGCGCCGTCCGGCTGGCGGAGGGGACCGACGGCGCCCCCCTGATCTCGTCGGGCATCGGAACCTCCGACAGCTTCCTGAAGAAGCGCCCCGACGATGTACGGAAGTTCGTGGCGGCCACCTTGCGCGGTGTCGAGTTCACCCTGGCCAACCCCGAGGAAGCGATCGAGCTGAGCCGCGCCCACATCCCCACGCTGAAGGACGCCAAGAGCGAGGCCTCGGCGCTGGCGGTGCTGAAGGCGTCGGCGCCCCTCATCCGCGGCAGCGGTGGACGGCTCGGGGAGAGCGACCCGCAGACCTGGAGCCGCATGGCGGACTTCATGAAGGAGACGGGCCTGATCAAGAAGGAGATCCCTGCCGAACAGGCCTACACCAACGACTACCTGCCCAAGGAGTGA
- the rosB gene encoding 8-demethyl-8-aminoriboflavin-5'-phosphate synthase RosB, with translation MALKALILNTTLRRSPSRSQTQGLIDKAVPLYEKEGIETEVVRVIDHDIEQEYWDDYDDWNAGEKARREDEWPWLLEKIREADILVIATPITLNMCTSAAHVILEKLNLMDELNGDTKQFPLYNKVAGLLMCGNEDGAHHVAGTVLNNLGRLGYSVPPNAAAYWLGPAGTGPGYIEGKGDRHFHTNKLIRFMVANTSHLARMLQETPYTTDLEACAQAAREESDDVFAIRVNVNTPAIRYKRFQKLGEVKVEESQLG, from the coding sequence ATGGCTCTCAAGGCTCTCATTCTCAACACCACTCTGCGCCGGTCACCCAGCCGCTCGCAGACCCAGGGACTCATCGACAAGGCGGTCCCCCTCTATGAGAAGGAAGGGATTGAGACCGAGGTCGTCCGTGTCATCGACCATGACATCGAGCAGGAGTACTGGGACGACTACGACGACTGGAACGCCGGCGAGAAGGCGCGCCGAGAGGACGAGTGGCCCTGGCTGCTGGAGAAGATCAGGGAGGCGGACATCCTGGTGATCGCCACCCCGATCACCCTCAACATGTGCACCTCCGCCGCCCACGTCATCCTCGAGAAGCTCAACCTCATGGACGAGCTGAACGGCGACACCAAGCAGTTCCCGCTGTACAACAAGGTCGCGGGGTTACTCATGTGCGGCAACGAGGACGGCGCCCACCATGTCGCCGGCACCGTGCTGAACAACCTCGGACGGCTCGGCTACAGCGTGCCGCCGAACGCCGCGGCGTACTGGCTCGGCCCGGCCGGCACCGGCCCCGGCTACATCGAGGGCAAGGGCGACCGGCACTTCCACACCAACAAGCTGATCCGCTTCATGGTGGCCAACACCTCCCACCTGGCCCGCATGCTCCAGGAGACCCCGTACACCACGGACCTGGAGGCCTGTGCCCAGGCGGCCCGGGAGGAGAGCGACGACGTGTTCGCGATCCGGGTCAACGTGAACACCCCGGCCATCCGCTACAAGCGGTTCCAGAAGCTCGGTGAGGTCAAGGTCGAGGAGAGCCAACTCGGCTGA
- a CDS encoding response regulator transcription factor, which produces MDLSTSNLTRRELDILRLVPKGMSNRKISRILGISEKTVKNHLSTIYAKIGATGRTQAALYAMRADQVAVVPVRPPEGGVRRLTSRETDVLRLITEGMSNRRIAQNLAISEKTVKNHLSAIYTKIGATDRTQAALYFLDGRSDDDVEIP; this is translated from the coding sequence TTGGACTTATCCACGAGCAATCTGACGCGCCGAGAGCTGGACATTCTGCGGCTCGTGCCCAAAGGGATGAGCAATCGAAAGATCTCCAGAATTCTCGGGATCTCCGAAAAGACCGTCAAGAACCATCTCTCCACCATCTACGCCAAGATCGGCGCCACCGGCCGTACCCAGGCCGCGCTCTACGCGATGCGAGCGGACCAGGTCGCGGTGGTCCCCGTCCGGCCCCCGGAGGGCGGCGTACGGCGGCTGACGTCCCGGGAGACGGACGTGCTGCGGCTGATCACCGAGGGGATGAGCAACCGCAGGATCGCGCAGAATCTCGCCATCTCCGAGAAAACCGTCAAGAACCATCTCAGCGCGATCTACACCAAGATCGGTGCCACGGACCGCACCCAGGCCGCGCTCTACTTTCTGGACGGCCGTTCCGACGACGACGTCGAAATCCCTTGA
- a CDS encoding 4'-phosphopantetheinyl transferase family protein encodes MTSVPRVPILVLSCDWRSREAPEELLGRRERAQAAVLPGPARRREWVRSRLTGKAALRLVTGERGVQILTAPDGAPSPTGRGASVSLSHTGSVAVCAAMPGAEPLGVDVEPVDPRNDVLLRRVLLPQEELAVPGGRPGLRSTACISCKEAAVKAFRRPSVRLRDYRLCRGAQGSVWVGVEGTDLPRLRVWRECSRGLLTAVCAPADARPVYRRLSPQRLLDVLAAG; translated from the coding sequence GTGACCTCCGTGCCGCGCGTTCCGATTCTCGTGCTGAGCTGCGACTGGCGTTCCCGCGAGGCGCCCGAGGAGTTGCTGGGGCGCCGGGAGCGAGCCCAGGCCGCCGTCCTGCCGGGGCCCGCGCGCCGCAGGGAGTGGGTCCGCTCCCGGCTGACCGGGAAGGCGGCGCTCCGGCTGGTCACGGGAGAGCGGGGCGTGCAGATCCTCACGGCACCGGACGGCGCCCCCAGCCCGACGGGACGCGGCGCGAGCGTGTCCCTCTCCCACACCGGGTCCGTGGCCGTGTGCGCGGCGATGCCGGGCGCCGAGCCGCTCGGCGTCGACGTCGAGCCGGTGGATCCGCGCAACGACGTCTTGCTGCGGCGGGTGTTGCTGCCCCAGGAGGAGCTCGCGGTGCCCGGCGGGCGGCCCGGGCTGCGCTCGACGGCGTGCATCAGCTGCAAGGAGGCCGCCGTGAAGGCGTTCCGCAGGCCGTCCGTCCGGCTGCGCGACTACCGGCTGTGCCGAGGCGCGCAGGGCAGCGTCTGGGTCGGCGTGGAAGGCACCGACCTGCCCCGGCTGCGGGTGTGGCGGGAGTGCAGCAGAGGTCTGCTGACCGCGGTCTGCGCGCCCGCCGACGCGCGGCCGGTGTACCGCAGGCTGAGCCCGCAACGCCTGCTCGACGTGCTCGCCGCCGGGTGA